One segment of Candidatus Limnocylindrales bacterium DNA contains the following:
- the rpoC gene encoding DNA-directed RNA polymerase subunit beta' gives MENLLTQLFDKPKDPRSFTAIRIGIASPDVIRSWSHGEVKKPETINYRTFKPERDGLFCAKIFGPTKDYECNCGKYKRMRHRGVVCEKCGVEVIQSKVRRERMGHIELATPIAHIWFTKSLPSRIGTLVDLTLKQLEKVLYYESYIVVDPLDTDLEQNQLLSEMEYRQKVVEHGPGSFIAGMGGEAIRKVLTSIDIEDLAEDLRQQLSETSSEAKRKKLVKRLKVVQAFQHSRSQPGWMVLEVIPVIPPDLRPLVPLDGGRFATSDLNDLYRRVINRNNRLKRLIELNAPDIIVRNEKRMLQEAVDALFDNGRRGRPITGANKRPLKSLSDMLKGKTGRFRQNLLGKRVDYSGRSVIVVGPELRLHQCGLPKKMALELFKPFIYGKLEERGLVTTIKSAKKMVEKERPEVWDILDEVIREHPVMLNRAPTLHRLGIQAFEPVLIEGKAIQLHPLVCAAFNADFDGDQMAVHVPLSVEAQVEARVLMMSTNNILSPAHGKPIIVPTQDIVLGLYYMTRQRPGALGEGKIFANFDEVRVAYDQGAVHLHAAVKVRHNGKLVDTTVGRVLVYEIVPKEVDFKHVNLTLNKRVLGDLVDITYRNCGNKHCVILADRLKDLGYSMATKAGVSIGIKDLKIPQGKTRLLDEAGDAVREIQKQYEAGFITNGERYNKVVDIWANVTDRIADEMMRVMATETISIEGGGNGGGSREVVSFNPVYMMADSGARGSAQQIRQLAGMRGLMAKPSGEIIETPITANFREGLTVLQYFISTHGARKGLADTALKTANSGYLTRRLVDVAQDAVITEHDCGALDGIDITPLIEGGEIIERLGDRILGRVALEDIVDPFTNDVLVPANREIDEGLVEVVENAGVERVKIRSVLTCQARRGVCALCYGRDLARGHLVGVGEAIGVIAAQSIGEPGTQLTMRTFHIGGTASRRAEQTTLEPRNDGVIKFNNVEFVVDRESNLVVMNRNAEVSIVEVLEEGQHRERERYPLVHGARLRKRDGERVKAGELVAEWDPFMTPIITEVGGTAHFEDIVDGETMEERVDPNTGLATKVITASKQAKDRRPAIVIRDATGKPMTRPRGGDARYALPEGAYLNVEEGHETTPGDVVAKIPRETTKTKDITGGLPRVAELFEARRPKEVAAISDIDGVVSFGKDTKGKRKIIVTPEVGEPREYLIGKGKHILVQEGDYIRAGQQLHAGSSNPHDILTVKGEKELAAYLVDEVQEIYRLQGVRINDKHIEVIVRQMLRRVRIRDAGDSGLLVGDQIEKWRFEETNRALFDAGKRPAIAEPMLLGITKASLATESFISAASFQETTKVLTEASVNGWTDHLRGLKENVIMGRLIPAGTGVATYTSVEIDVPGVGEKAEDDLTQALHLGM, from the coding sequence ATGGAGAATCTGCTCACTCAGCTTTTCGACAAACCCAAGGACCCGCGCAGCTTCACCGCCATCCGCATCGGCATCGCGTCGCCGGACGTGATCCGCTCCTGGTCCCACGGCGAGGTGAAGAAGCCCGAGACGATCAACTACAGGACGTTCAAGCCCGAGCGCGACGGTCTTTTCTGCGCCAAGATCTTCGGTCCGACCAAGGACTACGAGTGCAACTGCGGCAAGTACAAGCGCATGCGGCACCGTGGCGTGGTCTGCGAGAAGTGCGGCGTGGAGGTCATCCAGTCCAAGGTGCGCCGCGAGCGCATGGGCCACATCGAGCTGGCCACGCCGATCGCGCACATCTGGTTCACCAAGAGCCTGCCCAGCCGCATCGGCACGCTGGTCGACCTGACGCTCAAGCAGCTCGAGAAGGTGCTCTACTACGAGAGCTACATCGTGGTGGATCCGCTGGACACCGATCTCGAGCAGAACCAGCTCCTGTCGGAGATGGAGTACCGCCAGAAGGTCGTCGAGCACGGCCCGGGCAGCTTCATCGCGGGCATGGGCGGGGAGGCGATCCGCAAGGTCCTGACCTCCATCGACATCGAGGACCTGGCCGAGGACCTGCGCCAGCAGCTTTCGGAGACCAGCAGCGAGGCCAAGCGCAAGAAGCTGGTCAAGCGCCTCAAGGTCGTGCAGGCCTTCCAGCACTCCCGCAGCCAGCCGGGCTGGATGGTGCTCGAGGTGATCCCGGTCATTCCGCCCGACCTGCGGCCGCTGGTTCCGCTGGACGGCGGACGCTTCGCGACCTCGGACCTGAACGACCTGTATCGCCGCGTCATCAACCGCAACAACCGCCTCAAGCGGCTGATCGAGCTCAATGCGCCCGACATCATCGTGCGCAACGAGAAGCGCATGCTGCAGGAGGCGGTCGACGCGCTGTTCGACAACGGCCGGCGCGGCCGTCCGATCACGGGCGCGAACAAGCGGCCGCTCAAGTCCCTGTCCGACATGCTCAAGGGCAAGACGGGCCGCTTCCGTCAGAACCTGCTCGGCAAGCGCGTCGACTACTCGGGCCGCTCGGTGATCGTGGTGGGCCCCGAGCTTCGCCTGCACCAGTGCGGCCTTCCCAAGAAGATGGCTCTGGAGCTGTTCAAGCCGTTCATCTACGGCAAGCTCGAGGAGCGCGGCCTGGTCACGACCATCAAGTCGGCCAAGAAGATGGTCGAGAAGGAGCGTCCCGAGGTCTGGGACATCCTGGACGAGGTCATCCGCGAGCATCCGGTGATGCTCAACCGCGCGCCCACGCTGCACCGCCTCGGCATCCAGGCCTTCGAGCCGGTGCTGATCGAGGGCAAGGCGATCCAGCTCCATCCGCTGGTGTGCGCGGCCTTCAACGCCGACTTCGACGGCGACCAGATGGCGGTGCACGTGCCGCTGTCGGTTGAGGCGCAGGTCGAGGCGCGCGTGCTCATGATGTCGACCAACAACATCCTGAGCCCGGCGCACGGCAAGCCCATCATCGTGCCGACGCAGGACATCGTGCTCGGCCTCTACTACATGACGCGCCAGCGGCCGGGCGCGCTCGGCGAAGGCAAGATCTTCGCGAATTTCGACGAGGTGCGCGTGGCGTACGACCAGGGAGCCGTGCATCTTCATGCGGCGGTCAAGGTCCGCCACAACGGCAAGCTCGTCGACACCACCGTCGGCCGCGTTCTGGTCTACGAGATCGTGCCGAAGGAAGTCGACTTCAAGCACGTCAACCTGACGCTCAACAAGCGCGTGCTCGGTGACCTCGTCGACATCACCTACCGCAACTGCGGCAACAAGCACTGCGTGATCCTGGCCGATCGTCTCAAGGACCTCGGCTATTCGATGGCCACCAAGGCCGGCGTCTCCATCGGCATCAAGGATCTGAAGATCCCGCAGGGTAAGACCCGGCTGCTGGACGAGGCCGGCGATGCCGTGCGCGAGATCCAGAAGCAGTACGAGGCCGGCTTCATCACCAACGGCGAGCGCTACAACAAGGTCGTCGACATCTGGGCCAACGTCACCGACCGCATCGCCGACGAGATGATGCGGGTGATGGCCACCGAAACCATCTCCATCGAGGGCGGTGGCAACGGCGGCGGCAGCCGCGAGGTCGTCAGCTTCAACCCCGTCTACATGATGGCCGACTCGGGAGCCCGCGGCAGCGCGCAGCAGATCCGTCAGCTGGCGGGCATGCGAGGCCTGATGGCCAAGCCGTCCGGCGAGATCATCGAGACGCCCATCACGGCCAACTTCCGTGAAGGCCTGACCGTGCTGCAGTACTTCATCTCCACGCACGGTGCCCGAAAGGGTCTGGCCGACACGGCCTTGAAGACGGCCAACTCGGGCTACCTGACGCGCCGTCTGGTCGACGTCGCGCAGGATGCGGTGATCACCGAGCACGACTGCGGAGCGCTGGACGGCATTGACATCACGCCGCTGATCGAAGGCGGCGAGATCATCGAGCGCCTCGGCGACCGCATCCTCGGACGCGTGGCCCTCGAAGACATCGTCGATCCGTTCACCAACGACGTACTGGTCCCCGCCAATCGCGAGATCGACGAGGGCCTGGTCGAGGTGGTGGAGAACGCCGGCGTCGAGCGGGTCAAGATCCGGTCCGTGCTGACGTGTCAGGCCCGCCGCGGCGTGTGCGCGCTGTGCTACGGCCGCGACCTGGCGCGCGGGCATCTGGTCGGCGTGGGCGAGGCCATCGGCGTGATCGCCGCGCAGTCCATCGGCGAGCCGGGAACGCAGCTGACGATGCGGACCTTCCACATCGGCGGCACGGCCTCGCGGCGAGCCGAGCAGACCACGCTCGAGCCGCGCAACGACGGCGTCATCAAGTTCAACAACGTCGAGTTCGTGGTCGACCGCGAGAGCAACCTGGTCGTCATGAACCGCAACGCGGAAGTGTCGATCGTCGAGGTTCTCGAGGAAGGCCAGCACCGCGAGCGCGAGCGCTATCCGCTCGTGCACGGCGCGCGCCTTCGCAAGCGCGACGGCGAGCGCGTCAAGGCCGGCGAGCTGGTGGCCGAGTGGGATCCGTTCATGACGCCGATCATCACGGAAGTCGGCGGAACCGCGCACTTCGAGGACATCGTCGACGGCGAGACGATGGAGGAGCGCGTCGATCCGAACACGGGCCTCGCGACCAAGGTCATCACGGCCTCCAAGCAGGCCAAGGACCGCCGCCCGGCCATCGTCATCCGCGACGCCACCGGCAAGCCGATGACGCGTCCGCGCGGCGGCGATGCTCGCTACGCACTGCCCGAGGGCGCCTACCTCAACGTCGAGGAAGGACACGAGACGACGCCGGGCGACGTGGTCGCGAAGATTCCGCGAGAGACCACCAAGACCAAGGACATCACCGGCGGTCTGCCGCGCGTGGCCGAGCTGTTCGAGGCACGGCGTCCGAAGGAAGTGGCCGCCATCAGCGACATCGACGGCGTGGTCAGCTTCGGCAAGGACACCAAGGGCAAGCGCAAGATCATCGTCACGCCCGAGGTCGGTGAGCCGCGCGAGTACCTGATCGGCAAGGGCAAGCACATCCTGGTGCAGGAAGGCGACTACATCCGCGCCGGACAGCAGCTCCACGCCGGGTCCTCCAACCCGCACGACATTCTCACCGTCAAGGGCGAGAAGGAGCTGGCGGCCTACCTCGTCGACGAGGTGCAGGAGATCTACCGTCTCCAGGGCGTCCGCATCAACGACAAGCACATCGAGGTGATCGTGCGCCAGATGCTGCGCCGCGTTCGAATCCGCGATGCGGGCGACTCGGGGCTGCTGGTCGGCGATCAGATCGAGAAGTGGCGTTTCGAGGAGACGAACCGCGCGCTCTTCGATGCGGGCAAGCGGCCGGCTATCGCCGAGCCGATGCTGCTCGGCATCACCAAGGCCAGCCTGGCCACCGAGAGCTTCATCTCGGCGGCATCGTTCCAGGAGACGACCAAGGTGCTGACGGAGGCCTCGGTCAACGGCTGGACCGACCATCTGCGCGGGCTCAAGGAGAACGTGATCATGGGCCGGCTCATTCCTGCCGGAACGGGCGTGGCCACCTACACCAGCGTCGAGATCGACGTGCCGGGAGTGGGCGAGAAGGCAGAGGACGACCTTACCCAGGCCTTGCACCTGGGCATGTAA